Part of the bacterium genome is shown below.
GGATTGAGAAGCCTGTTAAGCCGCCTTTCGGACATAACACATACCATAGTCACAGCCGCGCCAACCATGTCCATAGGCAGACTAACGGGAGTTCCCTGAAAGTTGGCTCCCGTGAGCGTGAGCTCGTATTCCGGGAAGAATACTGGATTGTCGCCGACCCCATTAAGCTCTATCTCAACTTGTTCCTTTGCCCAACGCAAGGCATCATGAGCGGCTCCCAGAACCTGAGGACTTGAACGCATGGAGTACGCATCCTGAACCCTCGTCTTGAACTTACCAGTAAGAAGTTCCGAACCCTCGATGCACTTCATAATAGCTCTTGCAGCTCTCACAGCGCCTGGAAAACCTCTCGCCTCGTGCAGCCTGACATCGTAAGGTTTGAGGTTTGCGTATAAAGCCTCAAGCGACATAGCACAGGCTATTTCAGCTTGCTTGAGCCAGCGGTCTATATCGTAAATTTGAAGTGCGCTTATTGCGGTTATGAAGTTTGAACCATTTATGGATGCGAGTCCATCACGGGCTTTTAAGCCTGGGATAGGGATGCCAGCTCTTTCCATTGCCACCCGTCCAGGTAGTCTTTCGCCTTTGTAAAACGCTTCGCCTTCGCCCATAAGCAAAAGCGCTATTTGCGACATTGGTGCAAGATCCCCGCACGCTCCCACAGACCCTTTCCGACAAACTACAGGTGTAACGCCTTTGTTAAGCATTTCTACGAATGTTTGGACTATCTCGAGCCTGCACCCGGACATTCCGTGGGCAAGAACATTAACTCTACTCGCCATGGCACCACGAACATATTCTATAGGCATAGGTTCGCCTATTCCCGCAGCGTGGTTAAATATCAACCATTTTTGAAACTGTTCGATTTGCTCATCGGTAAGTATTATTTCCGAAAATTCGCCAATGCCTGTATTTATGCCATACATTATTTCTCGCGCAGCTATTTTCCGCTCAACCATTTCTCGACATACTTTTATCCGGTCAATAGCTTCTGGTGAAAGTTCCACCTTCTCCCCATATCGCGCTATTCTTACGAGTTTCTCCACCGTTAGGTTTGAGCCATCCAAAATTATAGCCATAGCAATCTCCTTTTTGAGTTGTCCTTTAAATAAATTCTATCGCGCTTTTTGAGCAAGAAATTATCTTATAAGAATATTTTGTATTCACAATCAATTTTCTTGCTCGGGTTCATATATGCTCTAAATTGTTCTTTTGAGGAGGTAAGGGGAAATGTTGACAGAGCATGAGGTTCGTTATTTTGAGGAGATAGCCCGCAGGATAAGATTTGACATTGTAAAAATGACCTACCATGCGGGTTCGGGGCATCCCGGTGGTTCATTGTCAATAGCTGACATGTTGGCAGTTTTGTACTTCAAACATCTTCGTCACCGTCCCAAAGAGCCTGACTGGGAAGGACGAGATAGAGTGGTGTTGTCTAAGGGTCATGCGTGTCCAGCACTTTATGCAGTACTGGCAGAGAGCGGTTATTTCCCTCGCGAGGAGCTCTGGACGCTTCGCAAGCTTGGCTCACGGCTTCAGGGACATCCCGCGCGGGATAAGGGCTTGCCCGGAATCGAGGCTTCGACTGGCTCACTGGGGCAGGGATTGTCTATAGCGGTGGGAATGGCAATATCAGGGAAATATCTCGATAAAGCTGACTGGCGCGTATACGCGATTCTTGGCGATGGCGAAATTCAGGAAGGACAAATATGGGAAGCGTTCATGGCTGGTGCCCATTATAAACTCGACAACCTCACGGCGATAATAGACAATAACGACCTCCAGATCGATGGTAGAGTGAGGGATGTGATGTCAATCTATCCGCTGGTTGAGAAACTTGAGGCGTTCGGCTGGCATGTTATAGATATAAACGGGCATTCGATTCGTGAGCTCGATGAGGCATTTGAGCAGGCGAAATCAATGTCTGGGAAGCCCACAGCCATCATAATGCACACAACGAAGGGCAAGGGGGTTTCATTCATGGAGGACCATGCCGAGTGGCACGGGAAAGCTCCCAATCGCGAACAGGCACTAATAGCCATGAAAGACCTTGGATTCCCACCCGAGGCACTGGATAGTGATATAAGATGAGAGAACTTTTTGAACATTACGAGACATTCGCCCAGATGTATTCGATTTCGACTGAGATTGTGGTCCTCAACGAAAAGTGATTATTGCCAAAAAAAGATTTAATTCGGAGGGCAGGCGATGAACATATACGAGGAGCATGGATGGAAGATGATACCCTCAAGAAACGGTTTTGGGCAGGCCTTAGCTGAGCTTGCCGAGCGTCATCCTGAACTTGTTGTTATAGGAGCGGACCTTACTGAATCAACGAGAGCGAGTTACTTTGCCGAGAAATTTCCAGATAGGTTTTTCAACGCGGGGATCGCTGAACAAAATGCTGCGGGGATGGCAACAGGACTGGCTTTAGCGGGTAAAATAGCCGTTTTCTCGACATATGGGGTTTTCGCTGCTGGGAGAGCGTGCGACCAGATAAGAACATCGGTTTGTTATAACAATGCTAATGTGAAGATAGGCGGTGCACACGGTGGGGTATCGGTTGGTCCGGATGGCGCGACACATCAGGCTCTTGAGGAAATAGCCATAATGAGGGTAATGCCTCGAATGACGCTTTTCGTTCCCGCCGACGCCGAGGAAACAAGAAAAGCCACCATAGCAGCAGTAGAACAGATAGATGGACCTGTTTACATAAGATTTGGTAGAGCGCCCGTTCCGCTCATTACGGACGAGGAAACTCCGTTTGAGCCCGGCAAAGCAAGAATAGTCCGTGACGGTGAAGACCTAACCATAATAGCATGTGGGGCAATGGTTGCCGAGTCGATACTGGCGGCTGAGTTGCTTGAGAAAAAAGGTATAAGCGCGCGGATCATTGATTTACACACTATAAAGCCTATAGATGTTGCTGCGATAGAGAAAGCCGCGAAGGAAACGGGAGCTATATTAACTGCGGAGGAACACCAGATTCACGGTGGATTGGGAGGTGCGGTGGCCGAGGTGGTTGTCAGA
Proteins encoded:
- a CDS encoding transketolase family protein, with translation MNIYEEHGWKMIPSRNGFGQALAELAERHPELVVIGADLTESTRASYFAEKFPDRFFNAGIAEQNAAGMATGLALAGKIAVFSTYGVFAAGRACDQIRTSVCYNNANVKIGGAHGGVSVGPDGATHQALEEIAIMRVMPRMTLFVPADAEETRKATIAAVEQIDGPVYIRFGRAPVPLITDEETPFEPGKARIVRDGEDLTIIACGAMVAESILAAELLEKKGISARIIDLHTIKPIDVAAIEKAAKETGAILTAEEHQIHGGLGGAVAEVVVRTHPVPMDFVAVNDRFGESGQPMELLREFGLDYESIARKAENLLKRKH
- a CDS encoding aromatic amino acid lyase is translated as MAIILDGSNLTVEKLVRIARYGEKVELSPEAIDRIKVCREMVERKIAAREIMYGINTGIGEFSEIILTDEQIEQFQKWLIFNHAAGIGEPMPIEYVRGAMASRVNVLAHGMSGCRLEIVQTFVEMLNKGVTPVVCRKGSVGACGDLAPMSQIALLLMGEGEAFYKGERLPGRVAMERAGIPIPGLKARDGLASINGSNFITAISALQIYDIDRWLKQAEIACAMSLEALYANLKPYDVRLHEARGFPGAVRAARAIMKCIEGSELLTGKFKTRVQDAYSMRSSPQVLGAAHDALRWAKEQVEIELNGVGDNPVFFPEYELTLTGANFQGTPVSLPMDMVGAAVTMVCVMSERRLNRLLNPALSAGLPPFLTKHPGMMSGMMLSQYTADMQIVEQRILSMPASIQSIPAAADQEDFVSMGLNTALKNETILDNAYGVLGIEFMAAAQALDLRDFKPGKGVAKAKEVIRRHVPFLEEDRPLYIDHNKMKQLVKSCEILEEVEKVVGKLE
- a CDS encoding transketolase, producing the protein MLTEHEVRYFEEIARRIRFDIVKMTYHAGSGHPGGSLSIADMLAVLYFKHLRHRPKEPDWEGRDRVVLSKGHACPALYAVLAESGYFPREELWTLRKLGSRLQGHPARDKGLPGIEASTGSLGQGLSIAVGMAISGKYLDKADWRVYAILGDGEIQEGQIWEAFMAGAHYKLDNLTAIIDNNDLQIDGRVRDVMSIYPLVEKLEAFGWHVIDINGHSIRELDEAFEQAKSMSGKPTAIIMHTTKGKGVSFMEDHAEWHGKAPNREQALIAMKDLGFPPEALDSDIR